In Neisseria dentiae, one DNA window encodes the following:
- a CDS encoding acetate kinase, whose protein sequence is MSDKLILVLNCGSSSLKGALIDNHSGEVILSCLAEKLTTPDAYITFKYFEHPNVKPADRASWFNGRADGDKHEVSLSGNHDHTGAVQALLDELTTHNLQNLVKAIGHRVVHGGEKYSGSVVITDDVIATLEECIPLAPLHNPANLTGIRAAQSIFPELTNVGVFDTAFHQTMPEHAYTYAVPRELYRKYGFRRYGFHGTSFRYVAPAAAQILGKNVEDCALVIAHLGNGASVCAVKNGESKDTSMGVTPLEGLVMGTRSGDIDPSTCSFLAENAGMDVKAVTDLLNKKSGLLGISELSNDCRTIQEAADEGHAGAKLALEVMTYRLAKYIASMAVATDGIDALVFTGGIGENSNVVRSKTVGYLGFLGLTIDEKANDATRFGAAGIISEAGKTPAVLVVPTNEERMIAMDTGRLAGL, encoded by the coding sequence ATGTCCGACAAGCTGATTCTGGTCTTAAACTGCGGCAGCTCTTCATTGAAAGGCGCGTTAATCGACAACCACAGCGGCGAAGTGATTTTAAGCTGCCTGGCCGAAAAACTGACCACGCCCGATGCCTACATCACCTTCAAATATTTCGAGCACCCCAACGTCAAACCCGCCGACCGCGCTTCATGGTTTAACGGCCGCGCCGACGGCGACAAACACGAAGTAAGCCTTTCGGGCAACCACGACCACACCGGCGCGGTGCAGGCCCTGCTGGACGAACTCACAACCCACAACCTGCAAAACCTAGTGAAAGCCATCGGCCACCGCGTGGTGCACGGCGGCGAAAAATACAGCGGCTCGGTGGTGATTACCGACGACGTTATCGCCACCCTCGAAGAATGTATCCCGCTCGCCCCGCTGCACAACCCCGCCAACCTCACCGGCATCCGCGCCGCACAAAGCATCTTCCCCGAACTCACCAACGTGGGCGTGTTCGACACCGCCTTCCACCAAACCATGCCCGAGCACGCCTACACCTATGCCGTGCCGCGCGAGCTTTACCGCAAATACGGCTTCCGCCGCTACGGTTTCCACGGCACCAGCTTCCGCTACGTCGCTCCCGCCGCCGCACAGATTCTCGGCAAAAACGTGGAAGACTGCGCCCTGGTAATTGCCCACTTGGGCAACGGTGCCTCGGTTTGCGCCGTGAAAAACGGCGAATCGAAAGACACCAGTATGGGCGTTACCCCGCTGGAAGGCTTGGTGATGGGCACGCGCAGCGGCGACATCGACCCCAGCACCTGCTCGTTTCTCGCTGAAAACGCCGGCATGGACGTGAAAGCCGTAACCGACCTCTTAAACAAAAAATCCGGCCTGCTCGGCATTTCGGAGCTTTCCAACGACTGCCGCACCATTCAGGAAGCCGCCGACGAAGGCCACGCCGGCGCCAAACTCGCGCTGGAAGTGATGACCTACCGTTTGGCAAAATACATCGCCTCCATGGCCGTGGCCACCGACGGCATCGATGCCCTCGTGTTCACCGGCGGCATCGGCGAAAACTCCAACGTGGTGCGCAGCAAAACCGTGGGCTACTTGGGCTTTTTGGGCTTGACCATCGATGAAAAAGCCAACGATGCCACCCGCTTCGGTGCCGCAGGCATCATCAGCGAAGCCGGCAAAACCCCCGCCGTGCTGGTTGTGCCCACCAACGAAGAGCGCATGATTGCAATGGACACCGGCCGGCTGGCAGGTTTGTAA
- a CDS encoding winged helix-turn-helix transcriptional regulator — protein MQQPTREYETCCPVVATLDIIGGKWKVLILYHLNTQTRRFNELQRLMPAITQRMLTLQLRELESDGIVHREVYPQVPPKVEYSLTEFGLTLMPVIEAMHRWGLEYAAECVKHQKTTGRAV, from the coding sequence ATGCAACAGCCAACCCGCGAATACGAAACCTGCTGCCCTGTGGTGGCCACGCTCGACATTATCGGCGGAAAATGGAAGGTGTTGATTTTATACCATTTAAACACCCAAACCCGCCGCTTCAACGAATTACAGCGGCTGATGCCCGCCATAACCCAGCGTATGCTCACGCTGCAATTGCGCGAACTCGAAAGCGACGGCATCGTCCACCGCGAAGTGTATCCGCAAGTGCCGCCGAAGGTGGAATACTCGCTCACCGAATTCGGCCTCACGCTGATGCCCGTTATCGAAGCCATGCACCGTTGGGGGCTGGAATATGCCGCCGAATGCGTGAAACATCAAAAAACAACCGGCCGGGCCGTCTGA
- a CDS encoding DUF896 domain-containing protein, with the protein MRIAELDRINELARKAKAAGLTEAELAERAVLRQAYIGKVCGQLTNMLSTLTVIDTEGNDVTPAKLREAQAAGMQVR; encoded by the coding sequence ATGCGTATCGCAGAATTAGACCGCATCAACGAACTGGCCCGCAAAGCCAAAGCCGCCGGCTTGACCGAAGCGGAGCTGGCCGAGCGCGCGGTTTTGCGCCAAGCCTATATCGGCAAAGTGTGCGGCCAGCTCACCAATATGCTGTCCACACTAACCGTTATCGACACCGAAGGCAACGACGTTACCCCCGCCAAGCTGCGCGAAGCACAGGCCGCCGGCATGCAGGTTCGGTAA
- a CDS encoding pirin family protein, protein MRNVKQIYRANSQHWVGDGFLVQPLFSHMGEDRGTDPFLMLDYAAPRVFEPGRISSPRGVGQHPHKGFETVTIAYQGEVAHRDSSGGGGVIKEGDVQWMTAGAGIIHEEFHSEAFSKNGGVFEMVQLWVNLPAKDKNTPARYQHLAKENIPVVALPDNAGHLRLIAGDYEGVKGAAETFTEMNVWDMVVNAGKEAVISVPANHSLSLVVLRGNVTFNGKDQAGAGQLVGFENGGGEVRIAAGSEEVKILLLSGVPIAEPVVGYGPFVMNTAEEIREAINDFNSGRFGSIH, encoded by the coding sequence ATGCGTAACGTCAAACAAATCTACCGTGCCAACAGCCAACACTGGGTGGGCGACGGCTTTCTGGTGCAGCCCCTGTTTTCCCATATGGGCGAAGACCGCGGCACCGATCCGTTTCTGATGCTCGACTACGCCGCCCCGCGTGTGTTCGAGCCGGGCAGGATTTCCAGCCCGCGCGGCGTCGGCCAGCACCCGCACAAAGGCTTTGAAACCGTAACCATCGCCTATCAGGGCGAGGTGGCGCACCGCGATTCCAGCGGCGGCGGCGGTGTAATCAAAGAAGGCGACGTGCAATGGATGACCGCCGGCGCAGGCATTATTCACGAAGAGTTCCATTCCGAAGCATTCAGCAAAAACGGCGGTGTGTTTGAAATGGTGCAATTGTGGGTAAACCTGCCTGCCAAAGATAAAAACACCCCCGCCCGCTACCAGCATCTGGCCAAAGAAAATATCCCCGTGGTGGCGCTGCCCGACAACGCCGGCCACCTGCGCCTGATTGCCGGTGATTACGAAGGCGTGAAAGGCGCGGCCGAAACGTTCACCGAAATGAACGTGTGGGATATGGTGGTGAACGCCGGCAAAGAAGCCGTTATCAGCGTGCCTGCAAACCACAGCCTCTCGCTGGTGGTGCTGCGCGGCAACGTAACTTTCAACGGCAAAGACCAAGCGGGCGCAGGCCAGTTGGTCGGCTTTGAAAACGGCGGCGGCGAAGTGCGCATCGCCGCAGGCAGCGAAGAAGTGAAAATCCTGCTGCTCTCCGGCGTGCCGATTGCCGAGCCGGTGGTGGGTTACGGCCCGTTTGTGATGAACACCGCCGAAGAAATCCGCGAAGCCATCAACGATTTCAACAGCGGCAGGTTCGGCAGCATTCATTAA
- a CDS encoding FAD-dependent monooxygenase — MSISPASPAGVYGKPDRPSETGIIGQLHYLHPSSMNYEILIIGGGLVGAAAAVALKRQGRNVALVEIRPPETACAFLENGWDARIYAVSPANQAFLQSLDAWPSESRVQAVRRMDVRGDNGGRIEFNAADAGVPRLTSIIENRWLLAALWRQIRALGIPVITEAAASLATDIQTASLTLQSGAKLTAKLVIGADGAASWVRAQAGIAVKETPYAQHGVVANFRTELDHGGTAFQWFAGGDVLAYLPLPGRKISIVWSTGEPERLTALAPEDLAAAVTEKGGGVLGTLSPLSPAFAFNLVLRRPETTVAQRVMLIGDAAHTIHPLAGQGVNLGFGDVIEFARISRHAPDAGAHQLLKRYAQNRLEPVRTMQLGCDGLFRLFGTQTLPALPWLRNAGLNLVNAAPLLKHRLIKHAMGL, encoded by the coding sequence TTGTCTATTTCGCCGGCATCGCCCGCCGGTGTTTACGGCAAACCCGACAGGCCGTCTGAAACGGGTATAATCGGGCAACTTCACTATCTGCACCCGTCTTCAATGAACTACGAAATCCTGATTATCGGCGGCGGTTTGGTCGGCGCGGCCGCCGCCGTTGCGCTCAAGCGGCAGGGGCGCAATGTGGCGCTGGTTGAAATCCGCCCGCCCGAAACCGCTTGCGCCTTTCTCGAAAACGGCTGGGACGCGCGTATTTATGCCGTCAGCCCCGCCAACCAGGCCTTTCTGCAATCGCTGGATGCGTGGCCGTCTGAAAGCCGCGTGCAGGCGGTGCGCCGTATGGATGTGCGCGGCGACAACGGCGGCCGCATCGAATTTAACGCCGCCGATGCCGGTGTGCCGCGCCTTACCTCGATTATCGAAAACCGCTGGCTGCTGGCGGCGTTGTGGCGGCAGATACGCGCGCTAGGCATTCCCGTGATTACCGAAGCCGCCGCGTCGCTCGCCACCGACATTCAGACGGCCTCGCTCACGCTGCAAAGCGGTGCAAAGCTCACGGCCAAACTGGTGATTGGTGCCGACGGCGCCGCTTCGTGGGTGCGCGCGCAGGCCGGCATTGCGGTTAAAGAAACGCCTTACGCCCAGCACGGCGTGGTGGCGAACTTCCGCACCGAACTCGACCACGGCGGCACGGCCTTCCAATGGTTTGCAGGTGGCGACGTGCTGGCCTACCTGCCCCTGCCCGGCCGCAAAATCTCTATCGTTTGGAGCACCGGCGAACCCGAACGGCTAACCGCGCTCGCTCCCGAAGATTTGGCCGCCGCCGTTACCGAAAAAGGCGGCGGCGTGCTCGGCACACTCTCGCCGCTCTCGCCCGCGTTTGCCTTCAATTTGGTGTTGCGCCGCCCCGAAACCACCGTGGCGCAGCGGGTGATGCTGATCGGCGACGCCGCCCACACCATCCACCCGCTGGCCGGGCAAGGCGTAAACTTGGGTTTCGGCGACGTGATTGAGTTTGCGCGCATCAGCCGCCACGCGCCCGACGCAGGCGCGCACCAACTGCTGAAACGTTATGCGCAAAACCGTTTGGAGCCGGTGCGCACCATGCAGCTCGGCTGCGACGGCCTGTTCCGCCTGTTCGGCACGCAAACCCTGCCCGCCCTGCCCTGGCTGCGCAATGCGGGGCTGAATCTGGTTAACGCCGCGCCGCTGCTGAAACACCGCCTGATCAAACACGCGATGGGTTTGTAA
- the surE gene encoding 5'/3'-nucleotidase SurE produces MNILICNDDGYLAPGIAILARVAAEFANVRVVAPERDRSGVSNSLTLDRPLHMREADNGFYYVSGTPTDCIHLALHALPEFKPDLVLSGINNGANMGDDTLYSGTVAAATEAYLLGIPAVAFSLNDFSGRYWETAEKAAWIMLSHLLKNPPEQPVLWNVNIPAVAPEDIQGCKITRLGRRHHVQSVVPARNPRGEAVYWIGPVGDISDRENGTDFAESEAGYITVTPLQIDLTDYDTMAGVAGFWQGVMP; encoded by the coding sequence ATGAATATTCTGATTTGTAACGACGACGGCTATCTCGCCCCCGGCATTGCCATTCTGGCGCGGGTGGCGGCGGAATTCGCCAATGTGCGCGTGGTGGCGCCCGAGCGCGACCGCAGCGGCGTGAGCAACTCGCTCACGCTCGACCGCCCGCTGCATATGCGCGAAGCCGACAACGGCTTTTATTATGTGAGCGGCACCCCCACCGACTGCATCCACCTCGCCCTGCACGCGCTGCCCGAGTTCAAGCCCGATCTGGTTTTGTCGGGCATCAACAACGGCGCCAATATGGGCGACGACACGCTCTATTCGGGCACCGTGGCGGCGGCAACCGAAGCCTATCTGCTCGGTATTCCCGCCGTGGCCTTTTCGCTTAACGATTTCAGCGGCCGCTATTGGGAAACCGCTGAAAAAGCCGCTTGGATTATGTTGTCACACTTATTGAAAAACCCGCCCGAACAGCCGGTTTTATGGAATGTGAACATTCCCGCCGTTGCCCCCGAAGATATCCAGGGCTGCAAAATCACCCGTTTGGGCCGCCGCCACCATGTGCAGAGCGTGGTGCCCGCGCGCAACCCGCGCGGCGAAGCGGTTTATTGGATAGGCCCGGTCGGCGATATTTCCGACCGCGAAAACGGCACCGATTTCGCCGAGAGCGAAGCGGGCTATATCACGGTTACGCCGCTGCAAATCGACCTGACCGACTACGACACCATGGCGGGCGTGGCAGGGTTTTGGCAGGGAGTGATGCCCTGA
- a CDS encoding protein-L-isoaspartate(D-aspartate) O-methyltransferase, which produces MHTNWTGFENRRRRMTDRLAQMGIGPLVLQAMGRVPRHLFVEEALQTRAYDEMSLPLGLGQTISQPYTVAKMTELLLGNTPQNMRRVLEIGTGCGYQTAVLLALELPEIFSVERLRPLHERAKQHLRAAGLLAKARLVCGDGYLGLPEVAPFDGILVTAAPTEIPLALLQQLAIGGRMVLPLDEGGIQYLWLIEKTPQGYRETCVQEANFVPLVSGMDV; this is translated from the coding sequence ATGCACACCAACTGGACAGGCTTTGAAAACCGCCGCCGCCGCATGACCGACCGCCTCGCGCAAATGGGCATCGGGCCGCTGGTGTTGCAGGCCATGGGCAGGGTGCCGCGCCACCTGTTCGTAGAAGAAGCCCTGCAAACCCGCGCCTACGACGAAATGTCGCTGCCGCTGGGCTTGGGGCAAACCATTTCCCAACCCTACACCGTTGCCAAGATGACGGAACTATTATTGGGAAACACCCCACAAAACATGCGTCGCGTGCTGGAAATCGGCACCGGCTGCGGTTATCAGACGGCCGTGCTGCTGGCGTTGGAATTGCCGGAAATCTTCTCGGTGGAGCGCCTGCGCCCGCTGCACGAGCGCGCCAAACAGCACCTGCGCGCGGCCGGTTTGCTGGCCAAAGCGCGGCTGGTGTGCGGCGACGGTTATCTGGGGTTGCCCGAAGTGGCGCCGTTCGACGGCATTCTCGTTACCGCCGCCCCCACCGAAATCCCGCTGGCGCTGTTGCAGCAGCTCGCCATCGGCGGGCGCATGGTGCTGCCGCTCGACGAGGGCGGCATCCAATATCTGTGGCTGATTGAAAAAACACCGCAAGGCTACCGCGAAACCTGCGTGCAGGAAGCCAATTTCGTGCCGCTGGTCAGCGGTATGGACGTTTGA
- a CDS encoding peptidoglycan DD-metalloendopeptidase family protein, translating to MLKKTAFRTGSAALVLMLGACSWFQQPAAPVTAGTASGGAASGTSAQSNPYGATPYDPNAAGASAAPEPYNPQTAAPAAPAAPVSGGGAYIPSNAPVDINAATHTVVRGDTVYNIAKRYNITQDNLREWNNLGPDNTISVGQNLRVKPAGYSAPAATASKPATPPASSTPSAPSNTDYARTQQRPQASGPAKTPTVSTGGVRTISGITWQRPTAGNIITQFGGNSKGVDIAGQAGQAVVSAADGKVVYAGSGLRGYGNLVIVQHNQTFLTAYGHNQNLLVKEGQTVKRGQTIARMGNSDADRTKLHFEVRQNGKPVNPTQFVAF from the coding sequence ATGTTGAAAAAAACCGCATTCCGCACCGGCTCGGCAGCTTTGGTATTGATGCTGGGCGCGTGTTCATGGTTCCAACAGCCTGCCGCCCCCGTAACCGCAGGCACGGCATCCGGTGGCGCTGCTTCCGGCACATCGGCGCAGAGCAACCCCTACGGTGCCACACCTTACGACCCGAATGCGGCAGGGGCCAGCGCGGCACCCGAACCCTACAACCCGCAGACAGCCGCACCGGCGGCTCCCGCCGCCCCCGTGAGCGGCGGCGGTGCGTATATTCCTTCCAACGCACCCGTTGACATCAATGCCGCCACGCACACCGTGGTGCGCGGCGACACCGTTTACAACATCGCCAAACGCTACAACATCACCCAAGACAACCTGCGCGAGTGGAACAACCTCGGCCCCGACAACACCATCAGCGTAGGCCAAAACCTGCGCGTGAAACCGGCCGGCTACTCCGCACCTGCCGCCACGGCGTCCAAACCCGCCACACCGCCCGCATCTTCAACGCCTTCAGCGCCCTCTAATACCGATTATGCCCGGACACAGCAGCGCCCGCAGGCCAGCGGCCCCGCCAAAACCCCCACGGTATCAACCGGCGGCGTGCGCACGATTTCCGGCATCACTTGGCAGCGCCCCACGGCGGGTAACATCATCACCCAGTTCGGCGGCAACAGCAAAGGCGTAGATATCGCCGGCCAAGCCGGCCAGGCGGTGGTTTCTGCGGCCGACGGCAAAGTGGTGTATGCCGGCTCGGGCTTGCGCGGTTACGGCAATTTGGTGATTGTGCAGCACAACCAAACCTTCTTAACTGCCTACGGCCACAACCAAAACCTGTTGGTGAAAGAAGGCCAAACCGTGAAACGCGGCCAAACCATCGCCCGCATGGGTAACAGCGATGCCGACCGCACCAAGCTGCATTTCGAGGTGCGCCAAAACGGCAAACCGGTTAACCCGACCCAGTTTGTTGCGTTCTGA
- a CDS encoding carboxymuconolactone decarboxylase family protein: MQRLDYPAKGAKVFNEMLKVEAALGDLSIDVLMKEIIKIRASQLNGCSFCLDMHVKTARKHGEREMRLHHVAVWRESNLFSEKERMALELTEALTKLSPEGLSDELYRRALTVLSEQELCDIVFSIAQINAWNRLGVAFHTEIGSMDKAMGLDKLEL; encoded by the coding sequence ATGCAAAGACTGGACTACCCCGCCAAAGGCGCGAAAGTATTTAACGAAATGTTGAAAGTGGAAGCCGCGCTGGGCGATTTATCGATTGATGTCCTGATGAAGGAAATCATCAAAATTCGCGCGTCGCAGCTGAACGGCTGCTCGTTTTGTTTGGATATGCACGTGAAAACCGCCCGCAAACACGGCGAGCGCGAAATGCGCCTGCACCATGTTGCCGTTTGGCGCGAAAGCAATCTGTTTTCCGAAAAAGAACGGATGGCGCTGGAGCTGACCGAGGCGTTAACCAAACTCAGCCCCGAAGGTTTGAGCGACGAACTTTACCGCCGCGCGCTGACCGTGTTGAGCGAGCAGGAGCTGTGCGACATCGTGTTTTCCATCGCCCAAATCAACGCATGGAACCGCTTGGGCGTGGCTTTCCACACCGAAATCGGCTCGATGGACAAAGCCATGGGCCTGGATAAGCTGGAATTGTAA
- a CDS encoding ATP-binding protein, protein MKPAKFFKLAASVLRRLDTLLPPEAAEPDWRALAYRWQSIGRRGVLESLPEPHTFPLGRLAAVDTQMRRLVRNTEQFLAGRPANNVLMTGARGTGKSSLVKALLHEYASDGLRLIEVDKTDLVTLPALLGVLEKRPEKFIVFCDDLSFESGDETYKALKTALDGGLSQRCANVLVYATSNRRHLMPEYMDENLATTGSRGEVHPKEAVEEKVSLSDRFGLWLSFYPFDQNDYLQAAENWLADFGLPFDETARKAALNWSLTRGSRSGRTAWQFAVDWAGRLPHERVSD, encoded by the coding sequence ATGAAACCCGCAAAATTCTTCAAACTCGCCGCTTCGGTGTTGCGCCGCCTCGATACCCTGCTGCCGCCCGAAGCCGCCGAACCCGATTGGCGCGCGCTGGCTTACCGCTGGCAGAGCATAGGCAGGAGGGGCGTGCTCGAAAGCCTGCCCGAGCCGCACACTTTTCCGCTCGGTCGTTTGGCGGCGGTGGATACGCAGATGCGGCGGCTGGTGCGCAACACCGAGCAGTTTCTGGCAGGCCGCCCCGCCAACAACGTGCTAATGACGGGCGCGCGCGGCACGGGCAAATCTTCACTGGTGAAAGCGCTGCTGCACGAATACGCTTCAGACGGCCTGCGCCTGATCGAAGTGGACAAAACCGATTTGGTTACGCTGCCCGCGCTGTTGGGTGTGCTGGAAAAGCGCCCCGAAAAATTCATCGTGTTCTGCGATGATTTATCGTTTGAAAGCGGCGACGAAACCTATAAAGCCCTCAAAACCGCGCTCGACGGCGGCCTGTCGCAACGCTGCGCCAACGTGTTGGTGTATGCCACCTCCAACCGCCGCCACCTGATGCCCGAATATATGGACGAAAACCTCGCCACCACGGGCAGCCGCGGCGAAGTGCACCCGAAAGAGGCGGTGGAAGAAAAAGTGTCGCTTTCCGACCGCTTCGGCCTGTGGCTGAGCTTTTACCCGTTCGATCAAAACGACTACCTGCAAGCCGCGGAAAACTGGTTGGCCGATTTCGGCCTGCCCTTTGACGAAACCGCCCGCAAAGCCGCACTCAACTGGTCGCTCACGCGCGGCAGCCGATCCGGCCGCACCGCGTGGCAGTTTGCCGTCGATTGGGCGGGCAGGCTGCCGCATGAGCGGGTTTCGGATTGA
- a CDS encoding DUF2846 domain-containing protein, giving the protein MKLKQIFAAGAASLVLAACGATGAAFSGLEKPAEGQSKLYVYRTKALKGGGVHFDVNANDTRIGHLRNGGYISTELPPGNYEVWAKTEVRRGVTVPLQANEIQCVKASIGFGAFVGRPKFQHVPLEQCKAEIAGTVRSF; this is encoded by the coding sequence ATGAAACTCAAACAAATCTTCGCCGCTGGTGCGGCATCTTTAGTGTTGGCTGCCTGCGGCGCAACCGGTGCGGCCTTTTCAGGCCTGGAAAAACCCGCAGAAGGCCAAAGCAAACTATATGTTTACCGCACAAAAGCACTCAAAGGCGGCGGTGTGCATTTTGACGTAAACGCCAACGATACCCGTATCGGCCATTTGCGCAACGGCGGCTATATCAGCACGGAATTGCCGCCCGGAAACTATGAAGTGTGGGCAAAAACCGAAGTGCGCCGCGGTGTTACCGTTCCGCTGCAAGCCAATGAAATCCAATGCGTTAAAGCCTCCATTGGTTTCGGCGCATTTGTCGGCAGACCGAAGTTCCAACATGTTCCCTTAGAGCAATGTAAAGCCGAAATCGCAGGAACGGTACGCAGCTTTTAA
- a CDS encoding Slam-dependent surface lipoprotein yields the protein MKKLFIIGISSLLLAACGSGGGGSGVAETPDGTRINLNLSDNGLVGGQTEDGKLVGWNQDSSFYGAWVNNSNQVQELRYQGTLTPEKDIPNSGKATYYGNAVRNDSLTGDIITDGTSRVTVDFGNKTVSGEITMPGLRRDITLHEGRLSGAQYSGNASVLGNSSGRYEGGLFGANAAETAGVVKFDNNSSLDTAFGGKRY from the coding sequence ATGAAAAAACTTTTTATTATCGGTATTTCTTCTCTCTTGCTTGCAGCCTGCGGAAGCGGCGGCGGCGGTTCCGGCGTTGCCGAAACACCTGACGGCACCCGTATTAATTTGAATCTGAGTGATAACGGCTTAGTGGGCGGACAAACTGAAGACGGCAAGTTAGTGGGTTGGAATCAAGATTCATCTTTTTACGGCGCGTGGGTTAACAACAGTAACCAAGTTCAAGAGTTACGTTATCAAGGTACTTTAACCCCCGAAAAAGATATTCCCAACTCAGGAAAAGCCACCTACTACGGCAATGCCGTGCGCAACGACAGCCTTACCGGAGATATCATCACCGACGGCACCAGCCGTGTTACGGTTGACTTCGGCAACAAAACAGTCAGCGGCGAAATCACCATGCCGGGTCTGCGCCGCGACATCACCCTTCATGAAGGCCGCTTAAGCGGTGCCCAATATTCAGGAAACGCAAGCGTTTTAGGCAATAGCAGCGGACGTTACGAAGGTGGTTTGTTTGGAGCAAACGCTGCCGAAACTGCAGGCGTAGTTAAATTCGACAACAATTCAAGCTTGGACACCGCATTCGGCGGAAAACGTTATTGA
- the metZ gene encoding O-succinylhomoserine sulfhydrylase has translation MSDKLHPETLAIRGAKSQTEYNEHNQALFLTSSFKFDSAAHGAALFAKEVEGYTYSRTANPTVSAFQQRVAVLEAGESGIATATGMAAIQAAFFTFMKAGDHLIASRSLFGTTAGFISGIVSKFGIEVTLVSQTDVAQWRAAVKPNTKMLFLETPSNPLNEVADLEALAAIAHEAGALLVVDNSFCTPAIQQPLRFGADLSVQSATKGIDGQGRVLGGIIAGRNELVKEIALYVNSAGVSLSPFNAWVLLSGVETLFVRMEKQAANAAQVAAWLRTRPQVKAVHYAGFDDHPQAQLARKQQSSGGIVVAFEVEGGQEAAWKVIDSAKVFSKTANLGDVRSTITHPWTTTHGRMAPETKLESGIQPGLLRLSVGLENVQDLIADLKQALA, from the coding sequence ATGAGCGATAAACTACACCCCGAAACGCTGGCGATACGCGGCGCGAAAAGCCAAACCGAATATAACGAACACAACCAGGCCCTGTTTTTAACCAGCAGCTTCAAGTTCGACAGCGCAGCGCACGGTGCGGCGCTGTTTGCCAAAGAAGTGGAAGGCTACACCTATTCGCGCACCGCCAACCCCACCGTGTCGGCGTTCCAGCAGCGTGTGGCCGTTTTGGAAGCGGGCGAGAGCGGCATTGCCACCGCCACGGGCATGGCGGCGATTCAGGCGGCGTTTTTCACCTTTATGAAAGCGGGCGACCATCTGATTGCCAGCCGCAGCCTGTTCGGCACCACGGCGGGCTTTATCAGCGGCATCGTGTCGAAATTCGGCATCGAAGTTACGCTGGTGTCGCAAACCGATGTGGCGCAATGGCGTGCAGCGGTGAAACCGAACACCAAAATGCTGTTTCTTGAAACGCCGTCCAACCCCCTGAACGAAGTGGCCGATCTCGAAGCTTTGGCCGCCATTGCCCATGAAGCGGGCGCGCTTTTGGTGGTGGACAACAGTTTCTGCACGCCCGCCATCCAGCAGCCTTTGCGCTTCGGCGCCGATTTGTCGGTACAGTCGGCCACCAAAGGCATAGACGGCCAGGGCAGGGTGCTCGGCGGCATCATCGCGGGCCGGAACGAGCTGGTTAAAGAAATCGCCCTGTATGTGAATTCGGCGGGCGTATCGCTGTCGCCGTTTAACGCATGGGTGTTGCTCAGCGGCGTGGAAACCCTGTTTGTGCGTATGGAAAAACAGGCGGCCAACGCGGCGCAGGTGGCGGCGTGGCTGCGCACCCGGCCGCAGGTGAAGGCGGTGCATTATGCGGGTTTCGACGACCACCCGCAGGCGCAATTGGCGCGCAAACAGCAAAGCAGCGGCGGCATCGTGGTGGCCTTTGAAGTGGAAGGCGGCCAAGAAGCGGCCTGGAAAGTAATCGATTCGGCCAAAGTGTTCTCGAAAACCGCCAACTTGGGCGACGTGCGTTCCACCATCACCCATCCGTGGACAACCACCCACGGCAGAATGGCGCCCGAAACGAAACTCGAATCCGGCATACAGCCCGGCCTGCTGCGCTTGTCGGTGGGGTTGGAAAACGTGCAGGATTTGATTGCCGATTTGAAACAGGCGCTGGCATAA
- a CDS encoding DUF2788 domain-containing protein produces the protein MDEAVFADWALKICLTGLVVFLGFIVWNLGKESKAGKFGMFILFLVLGLGVFGFIFKNVLIEFFVLSK, from the coding sequence ATGGATGAAGCAGTATTTGCCGATTGGGCGCTGAAAATCTGCCTGACCGGTTTGGTGGTGTTTCTCGGTTTCATCGTTTGGAACTTGGGTAAAGAATCGAAAGCCGGCAAATTCGGCATGTTTATTCTGTTTTTGGTTTTGGGGCTGGGCGTGTTCGGCTTTATTTTCAAAAACGTATTGATCGAATTTTTCGTATTATCGAAATAA